The Engraulis encrasicolus isolate BLACKSEA-1 chromosome 22, IST_EnEncr_1.0, whole genome shotgun sequence genome includes a region encoding these proteins:
- the sall1a gene encoding sal-like protein 1a isoform X1, with translation MSRRKQAKPQHFQSDPQLALPEHNGDAEASLEDTPCKETDAHVCGRCCAEFFELSDLEQHQKNCTKNQLVLIVNENTASPSGTFSPGSPPHNPDEQMNDTVNNTDQVEGCDLLEQNTLDKEESMDMDASGISTEDDDRGRDNVEEGTPLNGSSIGGNNSSSSDVGVSVGGNSVCGGSGSSQSGPVVGSSPISTSLPHPLGSLTELGNISMINSNVIIENLQSTKVAVAQFSQESRTSTGSGGGGGGGGGGGEGGRGQRMAVPALMEQLLALQQQQIHQLQLIEQIRHQILLLASQSPEMQVQPPASSPAGSLGGSSATSPLATLSSHLSQQLAAAAGLAQSLASQSASISSLKQLAGGTAHLPQSGTSGHHDEASQGGLRAPVVSAQAGDKRPAATSLHAQLNPSLAKSSAPAFGIGNLLNSAANPLLPQPPPGNPMFSSALPSVGTTVEDLNSLAALAQRKGKPPNISSFEQHNKSSSEEAFFKHKCRFCAKVFGSDSALQIHLRSHTGERPYKCNICGNRFSTRGNLKVHFQRHKEKYPHIQMNPYPVPEHLDNIPTSTGIPYGMSLPPEKPVTSWLDSKPVLSTLTSSVGMLLPPTISSLPPFIKKEENHSVAITSPSSLAKSDSAGAAEPSAKSNDGSGSAEGEREATLPTSNGKSEESSQSSKLVGIIGSAGGESGPTEYTMSNSPPMATNPLMPLMSEQFKAKFPFGGLLDPLQGSETSKLQQLVENIDRKVTDPNECVICHRVLSCQSALKMHYRTHTGERPFKCKICGRAFTTKGNLKTHYSVHRAMPPLRVQHSCPICQKKFTNAVVLQQHIRMHMGGQIPNTPLPDSYSESLGSDAGSFDDRNFDDLENMSDDYMEGLDEGPDSSSIPDTPRSVDISQDSLCNSPNPQEQAGGGNEDQEKGLQQQGSMEEDLQSQGSKVKATENGLLDGDHFTNDSSSLGGDIESQSAGSPAVSESTSSIMQAPSPSSGMPQHHHHQQQHQQQQQQQRKSPSLDERHQRAMSLEHSMHMQSHPSLGVSALDLTSMNSTKDALGMLFPFRERIVPKNTSCDLCGKTFACQSALDIHYRSHTKERPFICTACNRGFSTKGNLKQHMLTHQMRDLPSQLFEPSNNSSLSSSSSPSLLSMGSLSSLSSMIKSEVNGFLPSFHPESNSIGGGGSIGGGGSIGGGGSSIGGGGSIGGGSSGGKDLPPGLVTSSASTSPVLPSAPPRRQPKQHYCNTCGKMFSSSSALQIHERTHTGEKPFACTICGRAFTTKGNLKVHMGTHMWNSAPARRGRRLSVDGPMAFLGPNPVKFPELFQKDLVGGGGPRLSSAGNGDPASFWNQYAAAFSNGLAMKTNEISVIQNGGLPPSLSGSVGNGGSSPVGGLTGSLDKLHSSVSVGSSEPGAALAGLEKMAATENGTHFRFTRFMEDNKEIVTN, from the exons gcGACGCAGAGGCCTCCTTGGAAGACACCCCCTGCAAGGAAACGGATGCCCATGTCTGTGGCAGATGTTGCGCCGAGTTCTTTGAACTATCTGATCTCGAACAACACCAGAAGAATTGCACTAAGAATCAATTAGTTCTGATTGTGAATGAGAATACAGCGTCCCCTTCCGGAACATTCTCGCCCGGCTCCCCCCCACATAATCCTGATGAGCAGATGAATGACACAGTTAATAACACAGATCAAGTGGAGGGCTGCGACCTTTTGGAGCAGAACACGCTCGACAAAGAGGAATCCATGGACATGGACGCGTCAGGGATCTCGACCGAGGATGACGACAGAGGAAGAGATAATGTCGAAGAAGGCACCCCCCTCAATGGCAGCAGCATTGgtggcaacaacagcagcagtagcgatgtgggtgtgagtgtgggtggcaACAGTGTTTgtggtggcagtggcagcagccAGAGTGGCCCCGTGGTGGGCAGCTCTCCCATCTCCACGTCTCTACCTCACCCGCTGGGCAGCCTGACGGAGCTGGGCAACATCTCCATGATCAATAGCAACGTCATCATCGAGAACCTGCAGAGCACCAAAGTGGCTGTGGCCCAGTTCTCACAGGAGAGTCGTACCTCCacgggcagtggaggaggaggaggaggaggaggaggaggaggagaaggaggaaggggccAGCGGATGGCCGTGCCGGCCTTGATGGAGCAGCTCCTggccctgcagcagcagcagatccaCCAGCTGCAGCTCATCGAGCAGATCCGCCACCAGATCCTGTTGCTGGCCTCCCAGTCCCCCGAGATGCAGGTGCAGCCCCCAGCCTCCTCTCCTGCGGGCTCCCTGGGGGGCTCCAGCGCCACCAGTCCGCTGGCCACCCTCAGCTCCCACCTCTCCCAGCAGCTGGCGGCCGCCGCGGGCCTGGCCCAGAGCCTTGCCAGCCAGTCTGCCAGCATCAGCAGCCTGAAACAGCTGGCCGGCGGCACAGCGCACTTACCTCAGAGCGGCACGTCCGGGCATCATGACGAGGCGTCCCAGGGGGGACTGAGGGCACCTGTCGTCAGCGCCCAGGCGGGCGACAAGCGTCCAGCGGCCACCAGCCTCCACGCTCAGCTCAATCCCTCCCTGGCCAAGTCGAGCGCGCCGGCCTTTGGCATTGGCAACCTGCTTAACTCGGCCGCAAACCCACTTCTACCTCAACCCCCACCAGGCAACCCCATGTTCTCCAGCGCGCTGCCCAGCGTCGGCACCACGGTGGAGGACCTGAACTCGCTGGCCGCGCTGGCGCAGAGGAAAGGCAAGCCGCCCAACATCTCGTCCTTCGAGCAACACAACAAGAGCAGCTCGGAAGAGGCATTCTTCAAACACAAGTGCAGGTTTTGTGCCAAGGTGTTCGGCAGCGACAGTGCCTTGCAGATCCACCTGCGGTCTCACACGGGCGAGAGGCCCTACAAGTGCAACATCTGCGGCAACCGATTCTCCACGCGCGGCAACCTGAAGGTCCACTTCCAGCGCCACAAGGAGAAGTACCCCCACATCCAGATGAACCCCTACCCCGTTCCCGAGCACCTGGACAATATCCCGACGAGCACTGGCATTCCCTACGGCATGTCCCTGCCTCCCGAGAAGCCGGTCACCAGCTGGCTCGATAGCAAGCCGGTCTTGTCCACTCTCACCTCCTCGGTGGGCATGCTGCTCCCGCCGACAATTTCAAGCCTGCCGCCGTTCATCAAGAAAGAAGAGAACCACTCGGTCGCCATAACTAGCCCCTCCAGTTTAGCTAAGAGCGACTCGGCAGGTGCGGCAGAGCCCTCGGCTAAAAGCAACGATGGCAGCGGGTCTgcagaaggcgagagagaggccACCCTGCCCACCTCCAACGGGAAGAGCGAGGAGAGCAGCCAGTCCTCCAAGCTGGTCGGCATCATCGGCTCTGCCGGAGGCGAGAGCGGCCCCACGGAGTACACCATGTCCAACAGCCCGCCCATGGCCACCAACCCCCTCATGCCACTCATGTCCGAGCAGTTCAAGGCCAAGTTCCCGTTTGGCGGCCTGCTGGATCCCCTGCAGGGGTCGGAGACCTCCAAGCTGCAGCAGCTGGTGGAGAACATCGACCGCAAGGTGACGGACCCCAACGAGTGCGTCATCTGCCACCGCGTGCTCAGCTGCCAGAGCGCGCTCAAAATGCACTACCGCACCCACACCGGCGAGAGGCCCTTCAAGTGCAAGATCTGCGGCCGGGCCTTCACCACCAAGGGCAACCTGAAGACCCACTACAGCGTGCACCGCGCCATGCCCCCGCTCCGGGTGCAGCACTCCTGCCCCATCTGCCAGAAGAAGTTCACCAACGCCGTGGTGCTGCAGCAGCACATCCGCATGCACATGGGCGGCCAGATCCCCAACACCCCGCTGCCGGACAGCTACTCCGAGTCCCTGGGGTCGGACGCCGGCTCTTTCGACGACAGGAACTTCGACGACCTGGAGAACATGTCCGACGACTACATGGAGGGGCTGGACGAGGGTCCGGACAGCAGCAGCATTCCCGACACCCCGCGGTCGGTCGACATCTCGCAAGACAGTCTGTGCAACTCGCCCAACCCACAGGAGCAAGCGGGAGGAGGCAACGAGGACCAGGAGAAGGGCCTCCAGCAGCAGGGCTCCATGGAGGAGGACCTGCAGAGCCAGGGCAGCAAAGTCAAGGCCACCGAGAACGGACTGCTGGATGGAGACCATTTCACGAACGACTCCTCGTCCCTAGGGGGCGACATCGAAAGCCAAAGTGCAGGAAGTCCGGCCGTCTCTGAATCTACCTCTTCCATCATGCAAGCGCCGTCGCCATCCAGCGGCATGccccagcatcatcatcatcagcagcagcatcagcagcaacaacagcagcagcgaaAGTCTCCAAGCCTGGACGAGCGCCATCAAAGAGCCATGTCTCTGGAGCACAGCATGCACATGCAATCACACCCGAGCCTGGGAGTCAGCGCCCTCGACTTGACGTCCATGAACTCCACGAAAGACGCCCTGGGCATGCTCTTCCCGTTCCGCGAGCGCATCGTGCCCAAGAACACCTCGTGCGACCTCTGCGGCAAGACGTTTGCTTGCCAGAGTGCCTTGGACATCCACTACCGAAGCCATACCAAAGAGAGGCCGTTCATTTGCACGGCCTGCAACCGGGGATTCTCCACCAAGGGCAACCTGAAGCAGCACATGCTCACCCACCAGATGCGTGACCTGCCCTCGCAGCTCTTCGAGCCCTCCAACAACTCCAGCCTgtcctccagctccagcccctcCCTGCTCTCCATGGGCTCCCTGTCCTCCCTGTCCTCCATGATCAAGTCAGAGGTCAACGGATTCCTGCCGAGCTTCCACCCGGAGAGCAACAGCATCGGCGGCGGTGGCAGCATCGGCGGCGGTGGCAGCATCGGTGGCGGTGGCAGCAGCATCGGCGGCGGTGGCAGCatcggcggcggcagcagcggtGGCAAGGACCTGCCCCCCGGCCTGGTCACCTCCTCGGCCTCCACCTCCCCGGTCCTGCCTTCGGCCCCGCCGCGCCGGCAGCCCAAGCAGCACTACTGTAACACGTGCGGCAAGATGTTCTCCTCGTCGAGCGCCCTGCAGATCCACGAGAGGACTCACACGGGGGAGAAGCCGTTCGCCTGCACCATCTGCGGCCGCGCCTTCACCACCAAAGGAAACTTGAAg gtcCACATGGGAACGCACATGTGGAACAGCGCCCCTGCCAGGCGAGGTCGTCGTCTGTCGGTGGACGGTCCCATGGCTTTCCTGGGCCCCAACCCTGTCAAGTTCCCCGAGCTCTTCCAGAAGGACTTAGTAGGCGGCGGCGGCCCGCGGCTCTCCAGCGCTGGTAACGGGGACCCCGCCAGCTTCTGGAACCAGTATGCCGCTGCCTTCTCCAACGGCCTAGCCATGAAGACCAACGAGATCTCGGTCATCCAGAACGGCGGCCTGCCGCCCTCCCTCTCGGGCAGCGTGGGTAACGGGGGCAGCTCGCCCGTGGGCGGCCTGACGGGCAGCCTGGACAAGCTGCACAGCAGCGTCAGCGTCGGCAGCAGCGAGCCCGGCGCCGCACTTGCGGGCCTGGAGAAAATGGCCGCCACCGAGAACGGGACTCACTTCCGCTTCACCAGATTCATGGAGGACAACAAAGAGATTGTCACCAACTAG
- the sall1a gene encoding sal-like protein 1a isoform X2: MNDTVNNTDQVEGCDLLEQNTLDKEESMDMDASGISTEDDDRGRDNVEEGTPLNGSSIGGNNSSSSDVGVSVGGNSVCGGSGSSQSGPVVGSSPISTSLPHPLGSLTELGNISMINSNVIIENLQSTKVAVAQFSQESRTSTGSGGGGGGGGGGGEGGRGQRMAVPALMEQLLALQQQQIHQLQLIEQIRHQILLLASQSPEMQVQPPASSPAGSLGGSSATSPLATLSSHLSQQLAAAAGLAQSLASQSASISSLKQLAGGTAHLPQSGTSGHHDEASQGGLRAPVVSAQAGDKRPAATSLHAQLNPSLAKSSAPAFGIGNLLNSAANPLLPQPPPGNPMFSSALPSVGTTVEDLNSLAALAQRKGKPPNISSFEQHNKSSSEEAFFKHKCRFCAKVFGSDSALQIHLRSHTGERPYKCNICGNRFSTRGNLKVHFQRHKEKYPHIQMNPYPVPEHLDNIPTSTGIPYGMSLPPEKPVTSWLDSKPVLSTLTSSVGMLLPPTISSLPPFIKKEENHSVAITSPSSLAKSDSAGAAEPSAKSNDGSGSAEGEREATLPTSNGKSEESSQSSKLVGIIGSAGGESGPTEYTMSNSPPMATNPLMPLMSEQFKAKFPFGGLLDPLQGSETSKLQQLVENIDRKVTDPNECVICHRVLSCQSALKMHYRTHTGERPFKCKICGRAFTTKGNLKTHYSVHRAMPPLRVQHSCPICQKKFTNAVVLQQHIRMHMGGQIPNTPLPDSYSESLGSDAGSFDDRNFDDLENMSDDYMEGLDEGPDSSSIPDTPRSVDISQDSLCNSPNPQEQAGGGNEDQEKGLQQQGSMEEDLQSQGSKVKATENGLLDGDHFTNDSSSLGGDIESQSAGSPAVSESTSSIMQAPSPSSGMPQHHHHQQQHQQQQQQQRKSPSLDERHQRAMSLEHSMHMQSHPSLGVSALDLTSMNSTKDALGMLFPFRERIVPKNTSCDLCGKTFACQSALDIHYRSHTKERPFICTACNRGFSTKGNLKQHMLTHQMRDLPSQLFEPSNNSSLSSSSSPSLLSMGSLSSLSSMIKSEVNGFLPSFHPESNSIGGGGSIGGGGSIGGGGSSIGGGGSIGGGSSGGKDLPPGLVTSSASTSPVLPSAPPRRQPKQHYCNTCGKMFSSSSALQIHERTHTGEKPFACTICGRAFTTKGNLKVHMGTHMWNSAPARRGRRLSVDGPMAFLGPNPVKFPELFQKDLVGGGGPRLSSAGNGDPASFWNQYAAAFSNGLAMKTNEISVIQNGGLPPSLSGSVGNGGSSPVGGLTGSLDKLHSSVSVGSSEPGAALAGLEKMAATENGTHFRFTRFMEDNKEIVTN, from the exons ATGAATGACACAGTTAATAACACAGATCAAGTGGAGGGCTGCGACCTTTTGGAGCAGAACACGCTCGACAAAGAGGAATCCATGGACATGGACGCGTCAGGGATCTCGACCGAGGATGACGACAGAGGAAGAGATAATGTCGAAGAAGGCACCCCCCTCAATGGCAGCAGCATTGgtggcaacaacagcagcagtagcgatgtgggtgtgagtgtgggtggcaACAGTGTTTgtggtggcagtggcagcagccAGAGTGGCCCCGTGGTGGGCAGCTCTCCCATCTCCACGTCTCTACCTCACCCGCTGGGCAGCCTGACGGAGCTGGGCAACATCTCCATGATCAATAGCAACGTCATCATCGAGAACCTGCAGAGCACCAAAGTGGCTGTGGCCCAGTTCTCACAGGAGAGTCGTACCTCCacgggcagtggaggaggaggaggaggaggaggaggaggaggagaaggaggaaggggccAGCGGATGGCCGTGCCGGCCTTGATGGAGCAGCTCCTggccctgcagcagcagcagatccaCCAGCTGCAGCTCATCGAGCAGATCCGCCACCAGATCCTGTTGCTGGCCTCCCAGTCCCCCGAGATGCAGGTGCAGCCCCCAGCCTCCTCTCCTGCGGGCTCCCTGGGGGGCTCCAGCGCCACCAGTCCGCTGGCCACCCTCAGCTCCCACCTCTCCCAGCAGCTGGCGGCCGCCGCGGGCCTGGCCCAGAGCCTTGCCAGCCAGTCTGCCAGCATCAGCAGCCTGAAACAGCTGGCCGGCGGCACAGCGCACTTACCTCAGAGCGGCACGTCCGGGCATCATGACGAGGCGTCCCAGGGGGGACTGAGGGCACCTGTCGTCAGCGCCCAGGCGGGCGACAAGCGTCCAGCGGCCACCAGCCTCCACGCTCAGCTCAATCCCTCCCTGGCCAAGTCGAGCGCGCCGGCCTTTGGCATTGGCAACCTGCTTAACTCGGCCGCAAACCCACTTCTACCTCAACCCCCACCAGGCAACCCCATGTTCTCCAGCGCGCTGCCCAGCGTCGGCACCACGGTGGAGGACCTGAACTCGCTGGCCGCGCTGGCGCAGAGGAAAGGCAAGCCGCCCAACATCTCGTCCTTCGAGCAACACAACAAGAGCAGCTCGGAAGAGGCATTCTTCAAACACAAGTGCAGGTTTTGTGCCAAGGTGTTCGGCAGCGACAGTGCCTTGCAGATCCACCTGCGGTCTCACACGGGCGAGAGGCCCTACAAGTGCAACATCTGCGGCAACCGATTCTCCACGCGCGGCAACCTGAAGGTCCACTTCCAGCGCCACAAGGAGAAGTACCCCCACATCCAGATGAACCCCTACCCCGTTCCCGAGCACCTGGACAATATCCCGACGAGCACTGGCATTCCCTACGGCATGTCCCTGCCTCCCGAGAAGCCGGTCACCAGCTGGCTCGATAGCAAGCCGGTCTTGTCCACTCTCACCTCCTCGGTGGGCATGCTGCTCCCGCCGACAATTTCAAGCCTGCCGCCGTTCATCAAGAAAGAAGAGAACCACTCGGTCGCCATAACTAGCCCCTCCAGTTTAGCTAAGAGCGACTCGGCAGGTGCGGCAGAGCCCTCGGCTAAAAGCAACGATGGCAGCGGGTCTgcagaaggcgagagagaggccACCCTGCCCACCTCCAACGGGAAGAGCGAGGAGAGCAGCCAGTCCTCCAAGCTGGTCGGCATCATCGGCTCTGCCGGAGGCGAGAGCGGCCCCACGGAGTACACCATGTCCAACAGCCCGCCCATGGCCACCAACCCCCTCATGCCACTCATGTCCGAGCAGTTCAAGGCCAAGTTCCCGTTTGGCGGCCTGCTGGATCCCCTGCAGGGGTCGGAGACCTCCAAGCTGCAGCAGCTGGTGGAGAACATCGACCGCAAGGTGACGGACCCCAACGAGTGCGTCATCTGCCACCGCGTGCTCAGCTGCCAGAGCGCGCTCAAAATGCACTACCGCACCCACACCGGCGAGAGGCCCTTCAAGTGCAAGATCTGCGGCCGGGCCTTCACCACCAAGGGCAACCTGAAGACCCACTACAGCGTGCACCGCGCCATGCCCCCGCTCCGGGTGCAGCACTCCTGCCCCATCTGCCAGAAGAAGTTCACCAACGCCGTGGTGCTGCAGCAGCACATCCGCATGCACATGGGCGGCCAGATCCCCAACACCCCGCTGCCGGACAGCTACTCCGAGTCCCTGGGGTCGGACGCCGGCTCTTTCGACGACAGGAACTTCGACGACCTGGAGAACATGTCCGACGACTACATGGAGGGGCTGGACGAGGGTCCGGACAGCAGCAGCATTCCCGACACCCCGCGGTCGGTCGACATCTCGCAAGACAGTCTGTGCAACTCGCCCAACCCACAGGAGCAAGCGGGAGGAGGCAACGAGGACCAGGAGAAGGGCCTCCAGCAGCAGGGCTCCATGGAGGAGGACCTGCAGAGCCAGGGCAGCAAAGTCAAGGCCACCGAGAACGGACTGCTGGATGGAGACCATTTCACGAACGACTCCTCGTCCCTAGGGGGCGACATCGAAAGCCAAAGTGCAGGAAGTCCGGCCGTCTCTGAATCTACCTCTTCCATCATGCAAGCGCCGTCGCCATCCAGCGGCATGccccagcatcatcatcatcagcagcagcatcagcagcaacaacagcagcagcgaaAGTCTCCAAGCCTGGACGAGCGCCATCAAAGAGCCATGTCTCTGGAGCACAGCATGCACATGCAATCACACCCGAGCCTGGGAGTCAGCGCCCTCGACTTGACGTCCATGAACTCCACGAAAGACGCCCTGGGCATGCTCTTCCCGTTCCGCGAGCGCATCGTGCCCAAGAACACCTCGTGCGACCTCTGCGGCAAGACGTTTGCTTGCCAGAGTGCCTTGGACATCCACTACCGAAGCCATACCAAAGAGAGGCCGTTCATTTGCACGGCCTGCAACCGGGGATTCTCCACCAAGGGCAACCTGAAGCAGCACATGCTCACCCACCAGATGCGTGACCTGCCCTCGCAGCTCTTCGAGCCCTCCAACAACTCCAGCCTgtcctccagctccagcccctcCCTGCTCTCCATGGGCTCCCTGTCCTCCCTGTCCTCCATGATCAAGTCAGAGGTCAACGGATTCCTGCCGAGCTTCCACCCGGAGAGCAACAGCATCGGCGGCGGTGGCAGCATCGGCGGCGGTGGCAGCATCGGTGGCGGTGGCAGCAGCATCGGCGGCGGTGGCAGCatcggcggcggcagcagcggtGGCAAGGACCTGCCCCCCGGCCTGGTCACCTCCTCGGCCTCCACCTCCCCGGTCCTGCCTTCGGCCCCGCCGCGCCGGCAGCCCAAGCAGCACTACTGTAACACGTGCGGCAAGATGTTCTCCTCGTCGAGCGCCCTGCAGATCCACGAGAGGACTCACACGGGGGAGAAGCCGTTCGCCTGCACCATCTGCGGCCGCGCCTTCACCACCAAAGGAAACTTGAAg gtcCACATGGGAACGCACATGTGGAACAGCGCCCCTGCCAGGCGAGGTCGTCGTCTGTCGGTGGACGGTCCCATGGCTTTCCTGGGCCCCAACCCTGTCAAGTTCCCCGAGCTCTTCCAGAAGGACTTAGTAGGCGGCGGCGGCCCGCGGCTCTCCAGCGCTGGTAACGGGGACCCCGCCAGCTTCTGGAACCAGTATGCCGCTGCCTTCTCCAACGGCCTAGCCATGAAGACCAACGAGATCTCGGTCATCCAGAACGGCGGCCTGCCGCCCTCCCTCTCGGGCAGCGTGGGTAACGGGGGCAGCTCGCCCGTGGGCGGCCTGACGGGCAGCCTGGACAAGCTGCACAGCAGCGTCAGCGTCGGCAGCAGCGAGCCCGGCGCCGCACTTGCGGGCCTGGAGAAAATGGCCGCCACCGAGAACGGGACTCACTTCCGCTTCACCAGATTCATGGAGGACAACAAAGAGATTGTCACCAACTAG